The Gillisia sp. Hel_I_86 genome has a segment encoding these proteins:
- the cas1 gene encoding type II CRISPR-associated endonuclease Cas1, producing the protein MIKRTLFFGNPAYLSTKNEQLVVSYPEEEKEAKTVSIEDIGVLILENPQITITNGLLTKLIQNKAAVVNCDKQHLPCSILQPLVGHTQQTERFRNQLNASLPLKKNLWQQTVTSKIGNQANHLLRRGKNHKKLLRWAGEVKSGDTENHEAISAAHYWQNIFDIDGFNRYQKGIPPNNLLNYGYAILRAVTARALISSGMLPSVGIFHRNKYNAFCLADDIMEPYRPFVDELVYEIVESGENIEELNTFLKSQLLQIPAMDVKIDDKLSPLMVAMSRTTNSLYECFLGTGRKILYPVYE; encoded by the coding sequence ATGATCAAACGCACCCTCTTTTTCGGCAATCCCGCTTACCTGAGCACCAAAAACGAACAATTGGTGGTTTCTTATCCTGAAGAAGAAAAGGAGGCAAAGACTGTATCTATCGAGGATATCGGGGTGCTAATTCTGGAAAACCCTCAAATTACCATTACCAATGGGTTGTTAACCAAGCTTATCCAAAATAAAGCTGCTGTGGTAAACTGCGATAAACAACATTTACCTTGTAGTATACTTCAGCCTTTGGTTGGCCATACCCAACAGACGGAACGTTTTAGAAATCAGTTGAACGCCAGCCTTCCCCTTAAAAAAAATTTATGGCAACAAACCGTTACTTCCAAAATTGGCAATCAAGCCAATCATTTATTGCGCAGGGGAAAAAACCATAAAAAACTATTGAGGTGGGCTGGGGAAGTGAAAAGTGGTGATACTGAAAATCATGAAGCCATTTCAGCTGCCCATTACTGGCAAAATATATTTGATATTGACGGATTCAACAGGTATCAAAAAGGAATCCCACCTAACAATCTTCTCAATTATGGCTATGCCATATTAAGGGCGGTTACTGCTAGGGCATTGATAAGTAGCGGCATGTTGCCTTCTGTTGGTATTTTTCACCGAAACAAATACAATGCGTTTTGCCTGGCAGACGATATTATGGAGCCGTATCGCCCATTTGTGGATGAACTGGTATATGAAATAGTGGAAAGCGGGGAAAATATAGAAGAACTCAATACTTTTTTAAAAAGTCAGCTGCTACAAATCCCGGCAATGGACGTAAAGATAGATGATAAGTTAAGTCCGTTGATGGTTGCAATGAGCCGTACCACCAATAGTTTATATGAATGCTTTTTGGGCACGGGAAGAAAAATTTTATATCCGGTGTACGAATAG
- the cas2 gene encoding CRISPR-associated endonuclease Cas2, whose amino-acid sequence MKDRFSRLNQYRSMWVLVFFDLPTETRTERKAATRFRKNLLDDGFGMFQFSIYSRFCPSRENAEVHIKRTKNALPKKGKVAVMQITDKQFGMIELFHGQKEAEVEVPVQQLELF is encoded by the coding sequence ATGAAAGATCGTTTTTCACGTTTAAACCAATACCGAAGCATGTGGGTACTCGTATTTTTTGATCTGCCAACCGAAACCCGAACAGAACGTAAAGCAGCCACCCGTTTCCGGAAAAATTTACTGGATGATGGCTTTGGGATGTTCCAGTTCTCTATTTATAGCCGCTTTTGTCCAAGCCGGGAGAATGCAGAAGTACATATAAAACGAACCAAAAATGCCCTGCCAAAAAAGGGAAAAGTGGCGGTAATGCAAATTACCGATAAGCAATTTGGGATGATCGAGTTGTTCCATGGGCAGAAAGAAGCTGAAGTGGAAGTACCAGTACAGCAGTTGGAACTTTTCTGA